A single genomic interval of Mucilaginibacter robiniae harbors:
- a CDS encoding rhomboid family intramembrane serine protease encodes MTLIALTSTLVFFKPDWLLQLTLHPYSIRKGGEYYRILTGDLVHNDWLHLLFNEFMLLMFGASLERYLNSRSAQGSWLFLCIYLASCFCGAVGTLLRHGKDFGFMSAGASGSIMGCMFSYILLQPHVVAYYLPVWGPVQNIYGGLLYILVMIVYQQKRTNTMINQEVHFYGALGGMITTLVIMAGGLK; translated from the coding sequence ATGACCCTGATTGCCCTGACCAGCACCCTGGTGTTTTTTAAACCGGACTGGTTGCTGCAGCTGACGCTGCATCCCTACAGTATCCGGAAGGGCGGTGAATATTACCGGATACTCACAGGTGACCTGGTGCATAATGACTGGCTGCACCTGCTCTTCAACGAGTTTATGCTGCTGATGTTCGGTGCCAGCCTGGAGCGGTACCTGAACAGCCGTTCGGCACAGGGCAGCTGGCTGTTCCTGTGTATCTATCTGGCGAGCTGCTTCTGCGGTGCCGTCGGCACGCTGCTGCGGCATGGAAAGGATTTCGGGTTTATGAGTGCGGGCGCATCGGGCAGTATCATGGGCTGTATGTTCAGCTATATCCTGCTGCAGCCGCATGTGGTGGCGTATTACCTGCCCGTCTGGGGGCCGGTTCAGAATATCTACGGCGGGCTGCTGTATATTCTGGTGATGATCGTTTACCAGCAGAAAAGGACGAATACGATGATCAATCAGGAGGTGCACTTTTACGGCGCGCTCGGCGGGATGATTACCACGCTGGTGATCATGGCCGGCGGACTGAAATAA
- a CDS encoding RagB/SusD family nutrient uptake outer membrane protein: MRSSFPTHIILLLLLICPALFLLCGCKKYLDVKSDQKLSVPSSLADLQALMDNFNTISNGHPSAGEVSSTDYYLTDADYNALFYNADRRLYTWQKDYVFNNGNTGNDWESCYSAVYYCNTVLEQLPKVGRTTENASQWDDLKGQALLQRGYRFLDALQIWAPAYDAATAASDPGVPLRLSSDFNEKSVWASVADGFRQVIADLSGAASLLSTQPLSAMRGSKQAAYAMLARTCLYMRNYTMAGVYADSCLRINSSLLDYNTLKATATYPMTNLNTEVLYFAALSVERPIYNKIARIDPALYALYDAHDLRKSLFFKANTDGSYYFRGSYQGVYSLVGSPCTDEMYLIRAECEARAGLVSSSLSDLKTLLMTRYQKGTFMPLTASSAAEALSLVLQERRKELVMRGIRWTDIKRLNREGAGISLSRAVSGTAYHLAADDQRLVLPIPEDVIATSGMAQNP; encoded by the coding sequence ATGAGATCCTCTTTTCCCACCCATATCATTCTGCTTTTGCTGTTGATCTGCCCGGCTTTGTTCCTGCTCTGCGGCTGCAAAAAATACCTGGATGTCAAATCTGATCAGAAACTGTCGGTCCCCTCCAGCCTGGCCGATCTGCAGGCGCTGATGGACAATTTCAATACCATCAGCAACGGGCATCCTTCGGCAGGCGAGGTCAGCAGTACGGACTACTACCTGACGGACGCCGACTACAATGCCCTGTTCTACAACGCGGACCGGCGCCTGTATACCTGGCAGAAAGACTATGTCTTCAACAACGGCAACACCGGGAATGACTGGGAATCCTGCTATTCCGCCGTTTACTACTGCAATACCGTCTTGGAACAACTGCCTAAAGTCGGTAGAACTACAGAAAATGCCTCTCAGTGGGATGACCTTAAAGGGCAGGCCCTGCTCCAGCGGGGTTACCGCTTTCTGGATGCCCTGCAGATCTGGGCTCCGGCGTACGACGCGGCCACAGCGGCGTCCGACCCCGGCGTACCTTTACGGCTGAGTTCCGACTTCAATGAAAAGTCCGTCTGGGCTTCCGTGGCGGATGGTTTCCGTCAGGTCATTGCCGACCTGAGCGGTGCGGCTTCCCTGCTTTCCACCCAGCCGCTGAGCGCCATGCGGGGCAGCAAACAGGCGGCCTATGCGATGCTCGCCCGCACCTGCCTGTACATGCGCAATTATACCATGGCCGGGGTCTATGCCGATTCCTGCCTGCGCATCAATTCCTCACTGCTGGACTACAATACGCTGAAAGCCACCGCCACCTATCCCATGACCAATCTGAATACGGAAGTGCTGTATTTTGCGGCGCTTTCCGTGGAGCGGCCCATTTATAACAAGATTGCCAGGATTGATCCGGCGCTGTATGCGCTGTATGACGCCCATGACCTGCGGAAAAGCTTGTTCTTCAAGGCCAATACAGATGGCTCCTACTACTTCCGGGGCAGCTACCAGGGCGTCTACTCGCTGGTGGGTAGCCCGTGTACGGACGAGATGTACCTGATCCGGGCGGAATGTGAGGCACGGGCCGGACTGGTGAGCAGCAGCCTCAGTGATCTGAAAACCCTGCTGATGACGCGTTACCAGAAAGGCACCTTTATGCCCCTGACAGCCAGTTCGGCTGCTGAAGCGTTGAGCCTGGTGCTGCAGGAGCGCCGGAAAGAGCTGGTGATGCGGGGCATCCGCTGGACGGACATCAAGCGATTGAACCGTGAAGGTGCCGGCATCAGCCTGTCCCGTGCGGTAAGCGGCACGGCCTACCACCTCGCTGCGGATGATCAGCGTCTGGTACTGCCGATTCCGGAAGATGTGATTGCCACGTCCGGAATGGCACAGAACCCCTGA
- a CDS encoding SusC/RagA family TonB-linked outer membrane protein — MNKIFTLLLFLLCCGRTMAQTLITGRVISADTRQPLPGANLRNIAQHLSAATGRNGEFSLRLSGDTATLTVTFLGYEPQRFLLRSRQPSGNLITLSPAAAALQAVVVSTGYQVLPRERATGSFTQVDTRTLNEQVSTDVLSRLEGVANSVSVDRTTAGSGGRLSVRGLSTIQGPKDPLVVVNNFIYDGDINNINPNDVESVTVLKDAAAASIWGARAGNGVIVITTKKGKFNQPIVIDFNANLSVAGKPNLNYIPQMSSADFISVEKYLYGQGYYTSQLTDPSRPPLTPVVELLAARDTGTLSAASADAQMAALAGHDIRDDFRKYVYQTSTRQQYALSLRGGTDKSAWLASTGYDRNVDNLDAKYSRVNLNFQDTYKPLKNLQLTAGLYYTQSQSTSGKPGYGSVTSRSGQYFYPYAQLADASGNPLPIVKDYEYQYAQSAASNGLLNWQYVPLEDYQHTVSTTRLTDAVINAGANYRLFSWLNADIRYQYERQSTNGQHLYDEDSYFARDLVNRFTQVNADGTLTRIIPPGGINDLSDALLASSQVRGQLNFSRDWGKSNVTAIGGGELRNAVTDSHSNRLYGYNAALSSFQNVDYTTPYPTYVSGDDTFIPSNTDIDRQHTRYVSVFANAAYTYNSRYSVSASARRDASNLFGVTTNRQWNPFYSAGASWLVSDESFYHSIRVPYLRLRATYGTSGNIDPSMVASTTILYNGSNFYTHTPQAIFSNYYNPDLRWETSKQLNLGLDFRLRGDRLSGSVEYYRKRGTDLFGVAVLDYTGGIGSQVIQNAASMKAHGLDLELHSLDLKGPVRWTTTLNLSFYHDAVTEYYLNSLQGSNFVSANGVVNISGIAGKPVYSIFAYRWAGLDPQTGDPQGYLNGQVSKDYNALTTTGTQAGDLKYFGSALPTSYGSFINNFSYHRLALDIGVTFKLGYYFRRNSINYTNLFENWQGHADFARRWQQPGDERTTNVPSMVYPEDNARDAFYSGSEVLVSRADHVRLQFVNLGYDLSGRWLKGSTIKALQLYVNASNLGILWRANHEHIDPDYYSSTYTLVPPKTWTIGIRSSF, encoded by the coding sequence ATGAACAAGATCTTTACGCTCCTTTTATTTCTGCTTTGCTGCGGCCGGACGATGGCGCAGACCCTTATTACCGGCCGCGTGATCTCGGCCGACACCCGGCAGCCGCTGCCCGGTGCGAACCTGCGCAATATAGCGCAGCACCTGTCCGCCGCCACGGGCCGCAACGGCGAATTTTCGCTGCGCCTGTCCGGCGATACGGCTACCCTGACCGTCACCTTCTTAGGCTATGAACCGCAGCGATTTCTGCTTCGCAGCCGTCAGCCTTCCGGCAACCTGATTACGCTGTCCCCGGCAGCGGCAGCGCTGCAGGCTGTCGTGGTCTCCACCGGCTACCAGGTCCTGCCCCGGGAACGGGCCACCGGCTCGTTTACCCAAGTGGATACCCGTACGCTGAACGAGCAGGTCAGCACCGATGTGCTCAGCCGGCTGGAAGGCGTGGCCAACAGCGTTTCCGTGGACCGCACCACCGCCGGTTCCGGTGGCCGTCTGTCCGTGCGCGGGCTCAGCACCATTCAGGGGCCCAAGGACCCGCTGGTGGTGGTCAATAATTTTATTTACGACGGGGATATTAACAACATCAACCCAAATGATGTGGAAAGTGTCACCGTATTGAAGGACGCTGCCGCGGCTTCCATCTGGGGCGCTCGCGCCGGGAACGGCGTGATTGTCATCACCACCAAGAAGGGCAAATTCAATCAGCCGATTGTCATTGACTTCAATGCCAACCTGTCGGTGGCTGGTAAACCCAACCTGAACTATATCCCCCAGATGTCTTCCGCTGACTTTATCAGCGTCGAGAAATACCTGTACGGACAGGGCTACTACACCAGCCAGCTGACCGATCCGAGCAGGCCGCCGCTCACCCCGGTGGTGGAACTGCTCGCGGCCCGCGATACCGGGACCCTATCCGCGGCCAGCGCCGATGCACAGATGGCTGCGCTGGCCGGTCACGACATCCGTGACGATTTCCGCAAGTACGTGTACCAGACTTCTACCCGGCAGCAGTATGCGCTCAGTCTCCGGGGCGGCACGGACAAAAGTGCCTGGCTGGCCTCCACCGGCTATGACCGGAACGTGGATAACCTGGATGCGAAATACAGCCGGGTGAACCTCAACTTTCAGGATACCTATAAGCCGCTCAAAAATCTGCAGCTGACCGCCGGACTCTATTACACGCAGAGCCAGTCCACCAGCGGTAAGCCGGGTTACGGGTCAGTTACCTCCCGGTCGGGGCAGTATTTTTATCCGTATGCGCAGCTGGCGGATGCCAGCGGCAACCCGTTGCCCATCGTGAAAGATTATGAATACCAGTACGCACAGTCGGCAGCCAGCAATGGCCTGCTGAACTGGCAGTACGTCCCGCTCGAGGACTACCAGCATACGGTAAGCACCACCCGACTGACGGATGCCGTGATCAATGCCGGGGCCAATTACCGGCTGTTTTCCTGGCTGAATGCTGATATCCGCTACCAGTACGAGCGGCAGTCCACAAACGGTCAGCACCTGTATGATGAGGACAGCTATTTTGCGCGCGATCTGGTGAACCGCTTCACGCAGGTCAATGCCGACGGCACGCTGACCCGCATCATTCCGCCCGGTGGCATCAACGACCTGTCCGATGCCCTGCTGGCCTCCAGCCAGGTACGCGGGCAGCTGAACTTCAGCCGCGACTGGGGTAAAAGCAATGTGACGGCGATCGGCGGTGGCGAGCTCCGCAATGCGGTTACGGACAGCCACAGCAACCGCCTGTATGGCTACAACGCGGCGCTGTCCAGCTTTCAGAACGTGGATTACACGACGCCGTACCCGACCTACGTGAGCGGCGATGATACTTTCATTCCCTCCAATACCGATATCGACCGGCAGCATACCCGCTATGTTTCCGTGTTTGCCAATGCGGCCTATACCTACAACAGCCGCTACTCGGTTTCTGCCAGTGCCCGCCGGGATGCCTCCAACCTGTTCGGTGTCACCACCAACCGTCAATGGAACCCCTTTTATTCCGCAGGCGCCAGCTGGCTGGTGTCGGACGAGTCGTTTTATCACAGCATCCGGGTGCCTTATCTCCGGTTGCGGGCCACCTACGGGACCAGCGGCAATATTGACCCGTCCATGGTGGCCTCCACGACCATTCTCTACAACGGAAGTAATTTCTACACGCATACGCCGCAGGCCATCTTTTCCAATTACTACAACCCGGATCTCCGGTGGGAGACCTCGAAGCAGCTCAACCTGGGGCTGGACTTCCGCCTCCGGGGCGACCGCCTGTCCGGCAGCGTGGAATATTACCGGAAGCGCGGTACCGATCTGTTCGGTGTCGCCGTACTGGACTACACCGGCGGCATCGGCTCCCAGGTCATCCAAAATGCCGCCAGTATGAAGGCGCACGGACTGGACCTGGAGCTGCACTCGCTCGACCTGAAGGGCCCGGTGCGCTGGACCACTACGCTGAACCTCAGTTTTTATCATGATGCCGTTACCGAGTATTATCTGAACTCCCTGCAGGGCAGTAATTTTGTGTCGGCCAACGGGGTTGTCAACATCTCGGGAATTGCCGGCAAACCGGTGTACTCCATCTTCGCCTACCGCTGGGCAGGACTCGACCCGCAGACGGGTGACCCGCAGGGCTACCTGAACGGGCAGGTCAGCAAGGATTACAACGCTTTGACTACGACGGGTACGCAAGCCGGCGACCTCAAATACTTCGGTTCCGCACTGCCCACTTCATATGGATCGTTCATCAATAATTTCAGTTACCACAGGCTGGCGCTGGACATCGGGGTGACCTTCAAGCTGGGCTACTACTTCCGCCGCAACTCGATCAACTACACTAACCTGTTCGAGAACTGGCAGGGGCATGCCGACTTCGCCCGGCGCTGGCAGCAGCCCGGCGATGAGCGCACCACGAATGTGCCGTCCATGGTCTACCCGGAGGACAATGCACGGGATGCCTTTTACAGCGGTTCCGAAGTGCTGGTCTCCCGCGCGGATCACGTCCGTCTGCAGTTCGTCAATCTGGGTTATGACCTGTCCGGCCGCTGGCTGAAAGGCAGTACCATCAAAGCCCTGCAACTGTATGTGAATGCCAGCAATCTGGGCATTCTCTGGCGGGCCAACCATGAGCATATCGATCCGGACTATTACAGTTCCACCTATACCCTGGTGCCGCCAAAGACCTGGACTATCGGCATCCGCTCCAGTTTTTAA
- a CDS encoding helix-turn-helix domain-containing protein, giving the protein MNTTGNRIRIQRLMKNYSQEYMAFELGISQAAYSKIERDETELSIRRIYAIAEILEISPFVLLPRPKYGTGINHHALLQFGYRFRQWWHRVFSSTPAASADPESAHSDTSNAAA; this is encoded by the coding sequence ATGAATACCACCGGCAACAGAATCAGAATACAGCGGCTGATGAAGAATTACAGCCAGGAATATATGGCCTTCGAACTGGGGATTTCCCAGGCCGCTTACTCCAAGATCGAACGCGACGAGACCGAGCTCAGCATCCGCCGGATTTATGCCATCGCCGAAATCCTGGAAATTTCGCCTTTTGTACTGCTGCCAAGGCCGAAGTACGGTACCGGGATCAACCATCACGCACTCCTGCAGTTCGGGTACAGGTTCCGGCAGTGGTGGCACCGGGTGTTCAGCAGCACACCTGCGGCATCTGCCGATCCGGAAAGCGCTCACAGTGACACATCAAACGCCGCAGCTTAG
- a CDS encoding cysteine peptidase family C39 domain-containing protein codes for MPEFLSALILRFCPTFYPMQYLSFIKQFFVRQSGEDDCGIACLSMILNYAGLGPRLALLPAGSCPPGSLSLLQLRDLARQTGLDARCVEMEVSFLRTITAPVILHLSAESGESHYQVCYGSRQTWRGRVYLMADPARQVHELPEAELSRLWSSHAALYLEKLPQPHRKLTLMRWAALLKLGHYPAGLMVSIPLLSLGTALFGAGLSWVLQQGLNDPSLLQGRVLGALLFLLLLMSVFKSLVTVLRQYILTQITLRISQRLMSRFLSAVFAPTGMPLSAPDRVTVKYQLLDMQKIQQAISAFMAVLLSDGMMILLLLGGICYWIPGAGFLNALYLLLISSVYYRRLTAAVYASARLSHLGGYAEDRLVRDVLRLEAIRRADLSELRKSVHQTNHERVLADLKNTALGFSKLVLLTEFFGALDVVGVLALSVRYMQHQQCSYSTLMLTVIFTYLITALAPRVGQSLQAVTEGIDAAVQYDAKHPPVPSPD; via the coding sequence ATGCCTGAATTCCTCAGCGCGCTTATCCTCCGTTTCTGTCCAACATTCTATCCTATGCAATATCTATCTTTTATCAAGCAGTTTTTTGTGCGCCAGTCCGGCGAGGACGATTGTGGCATTGCCTGCCTGTCCATGATCCTGAACTATGCGGGACTTGGCCCCAGGTTGGCTCTCTTACCGGCAGGTTCCTGTCCGCCGGGCAGTCTGTCGCTGCTGCAGCTGCGCGATCTCGCCCGGCAGACCGGGCTGGACGCACGCTGCGTGGAAATGGAAGTTTCGTTCCTGCGGACGATTACGGCACCCGTGATTTTGCACCTGTCTGCGGAGAGCGGCGAAAGTCATTATCAGGTTTGTTACGGAAGCCGCCAGACGTGGCGCGGCCGGGTCTACCTGATGGCTGACCCGGCCCGGCAGGTCCACGAGCTGCCGGAAGCTGAACTCAGCCGGCTCTGGAGCAGCCATGCCGCGCTTTATTTGGAGAAGCTGCCGCAACCGCACCGGAAGCTGACCCTCATGAGGTGGGCCGCTTTGCTGAAACTGGGTCATTATCCGGCAGGGCTCATGGTCAGTATCCCGCTGCTCAGCCTGGGTACGGCCTTGTTTGGCGCCGGGTTATCCTGGGTGCTTCAGCAAGGCCTGAATGATCCGTCGCTCCTGCAGGGCCGAGTGCTGGGTGCCCTGCTGTTCCTGTTGTTGCTGATGAGCGTATTTAAAAGCCTTGTCACCGTATTGCGCCAGTATATTCTCACCCAAATTACCCTGCGGATCAGCCAGCGGCTGATGTCCCGTTTTCTGTCCGCGGTGTTTGCCCCAACGGGAATGCCCCTGTCTGCACCGGACCGGGTGACTGTGAAGTACCAGCTGCTGGATATGCAGAAAATACAGCAGGCCATATCAGCCTTTATGGCGGTACTGCTGTCCGACGGCATGATGATCCTCTTGTTACTGGGTGGGATCTGTTACTGGATACCCGGGGCCGGTTTCCTTAATGCCCTTTACCTGCTGCTGATCAGCAGCGTTTATTACCGGCGGCTGACCGCAGCGGTCTACGCCAGCGCCCGCCTGAGCCACCTGGGCGGGTATGCGGAGGACCGGCTGGTGCGGGATGTGCTCCGGCTCGAAGCCATTCGCCGGGCTGATCTGTCTGAACTCCGGAAATCCGTACACCAGACCAATCACGAACGTGTATTGGCTGACCTGAAAAATACTGCGCTCGGCTTCAGTAAGCTGGTGCTGCTTACTGAATTTTTCGGAGCGCTGGATGTTGTGGGGGTACTGGCACTGTCGGTGCGCTATATGCAGCACCAGCAGTGCAGTTACAGTACGCTCATGCTGACCGTGATCTTCACCTATCTCATTACGGCGCTGGCACCCCGCGTCGGGCAGAGCCTGCAGGCCGTGACCGAAGGGATTGATGCCGCTGTTCAGTATGACGCCAAGCATCCACCAGTACCATCACCTGATTAA
- a CDS encoding RteC domain-containing protein produces the protein MDARMQQLIDDLRTDLVAHQDKSGLDRLRSVLARTEQAVKELRQLAAVYKEDPVQLIQLLKFVRPEIESYGIEEGLLYHLISNQPIATPGLQIRYYEEELTALQATLRLHAFYYQYYKNGFSELDELYFLPGNYRLSLPVPDVPLTENDSTPVSYLFARFRAIERLQRFIAEEISRLERQDLYGVNVRVNHGASLKWTGELVNVVELAYGIWLTGQLNNGNASLNQIVRWLEGSLDVSLGIIQRKFTEIQRRKRYSVTKYLDRMKKAIIQKIEEENE, from the coding sequence ATGGATGCCCGAATGCAGCAGTTGATAGATGATTTACGGACTGATCTGGTTGCTCATCAGGATAAATCCGGTTTAGACCGGTTGCGTTCGGTTCTGGCCCGAACCGAACAGGCTGTGAAGGAGCTCCGGCAGTTAGCTGCCGTGTATAAGGAAGATCCGGTACAACTCATCCAGCTCCTCAAATTTGTCCGGCCGGAAATTGAATCCTACGGGATTGAGGAAGGATTGCTTTACCACCTCATCAGTAACCAACCGATTGCGACCCCCGGTTTGCAGATCCGGTATTATGAAGAAGAACTGACCGCCCTGCAGGCCACCCTGAGGCTGCATGCATTTTATTACCAGTATTACAAGAACGGGTTCAGCGAACTGGATGAACTTTATTTTCTTCCGGGTAATTACCGGTTGTCCCTTCCTGTACCTGATGTACCCCTTACGGAAAACGATTCAACGCCGGTGAGTTATCTTTTTGCCAGGTTCAGAGCCATAGAGCGTTTACAGCGTTTTATTGCGGAAGAGATCAGCCGCCTGGAGCGACAGGACCTGTATGGCGTAAATGTCCGGGTGAATCACGGAGCATCACTGAAATGGACCGGTGAGCTCGTTAATGTCGTAGAACTGGCTTACGGGATATGGCTGACCGGCCAGCTGAACAACGGCAATGCCAGTCTGAACCAGATTGTCCGCTGGCTGGAAGGCAGCCTGGATGTTTCCCTGGGAATCATCCAGCGGAAGTTCACCGAGATTCAGCGGCGGAAAAGATACAGTGTCACCAAGTATCTCGACCGGATGAAAAAAGCTATCATCCAAAAGATCGAGGAAGAAAACGAATAG
- a CDS encoding type II toxin-antitoxin system TacA family antitoxin has protein sequence MSTPVNDRIDVRISTEQKKLVKYASELRGFRSLSEFVVYCINAEATRIINDNNKLLNSLEDKRIFVNALLNPPAPNDKLKKALRTFKKLNKGNGTYDFDTRQDTSEE, from the coding sequence ATGTCAACACCAGTTAACGATAGAATCGATGTTCGTATTAGCACAGAACAAAAAAAGCTGGTTAAGTATGCGTCAGAGTTACGGGGGTTCAGAAGCCTGTCAGAGTTCGTTGTCTACTGCATCAATGCAGAAGCAACCCGCATCATCAACGACAATAACAAGCTGCTGAACAGCCTGGAGGACAAAAGGATTTTTGTCAATGCCCTGTTGAACCCGCCGGCTCCGAATGACAAACTTAAAAAGGCGTTACGGACCTTTAAAAAGTTGAACAAAGGAAATGGAACTTACGATTTCGATACTCGACAAGACACATCAGAGGAATAA
- a CDS encoding DeoR family transcriptional regulator: MDYRSYEKRLGYILELIQKGRFRSVEAAARRFGCSGRTIKRMLNHLRDQGHDVQYDRQQKKYFIKKDE; this comes from the coding sequence ATGGATTATCGGTCTTATGAAAAAAGGCTGGGCTATATTCTGGAGCTCATCCAGAAGGGCCGCTTCCGCTCAGTGGAGGCGGCCGCCCGGCGTTTCGGCTGCAGCGGCCGGACGATCAAACGCATGCTGAACCACCTGCGCGACCAGGGTCATGACGTACAGTATGACCGCCAGCAGAAAAAATATTTCATCAAAAAAGACGAGTGA
- a CDS encoding GNAT family N-acetyltransferase, whose product MELTISILDKTHQRNNFECGRPALDHYIKKQASQDTKRDLAVCYVLCRKDEPEVIGYYTLSSHAVARSEFPEELARKLPYLEIPTVLLGRLALSSSYQGKGLGEFLLTEALNRCAKLGNEMGILAVTVDPIDEDARRFYAAFGFIALPGSGRMFMTIKTIEEELPGGDQEKP is encoded by the coding sequence ATGGAACTTACGATTTCGATACTCGACAAGACACATCAGAGGAATAATTTTGAATGCGGCCGGCCGGCGCTGGACCATTATATAAAGAAGCAGGCCAGCCAGGACACCAAACGGGATCTTGCCGTTTGTTATGTACTGTGCCGGAAGGACGAACCGGAAGTCATTGGCTATTACACCTTATCCAGTCATGCAGTTGCCAGAAGTGAGTTTCCGGAGGAACTGGCCAGAAAGCTGCCCTACCTGGAAATCCCGACGGTACTGCTGGGCAGACTGGCGCTCAGCAGCAGCTACCAGGGTAAGGGTCTCGGTGAGTTTCTGCTCACTGAAGCCCTGAACCGCTGTGCGAAGCTAGGTAACGAGATGGGGATTCTGGCCGTAACTGTCGATCCGATCGATGAGGATGCGCGGCGTTTCTACGCGGCTTTCGGCTTTATCGCCTTGCCGGGGAGCGGCCGGATGTTCATGACCATCAAGACCATTGAGGAGGAACTGCCGGGCGGGGATCAGGAAAAACCATAA
- a CDS encoding MauE/DoxX family redox-associated membrane protein: MATDRTFSGHIFLQLSSSLLIMLWVYAALSKLLDFTHFQQQLHKQVLPAAWLPWVAWLLPLGELLMAGLLGFARTRVPGLYASLAALIVFTVYIGLALGHVFRRVPCSCGGILEHMSWPVHLIFNLFFLALTACSIILKREVPRCITDYPPTCCATKGNTKRIRGQPKTRDPE; encoded by the coding sequence ATGGCAACGGACAGAACCTTTTCGGGTCATATATTTCTGCAGCTCAGCAGTAGCCTGCTGATCATGCTGTGGGTCTATGCGGCGCTCAGCAAGCTGCTGGACTTTACCCATTTTCAGCAGCAGTTGCACAAGCAGGTACTGCCGGCAGCCTGGCTGCCGTGGGTGGCCTGGCTGCTCCCTTTGGGCGAACTGCTGATGGCCGGCCTGCTGGGATTCGCCCGTACCCGGGTACCGGGACTGTATGCTTCCCTGGCGGCGCTGATCGTCTTTACCGTCTATATCGGGCTGGCGCTCGGCCATGTGTTCCGGCGGGTACCCTGTTCCTGCGGGGGCATCCTGGAGCATATGAGCTGGCCGGTACACCTCATCTTCAACCTGTTCTTCCTGGCCCTGACCGCATGCAGTATCATCCTAAAAAGGGAGGTTCCGCGGTGTATCACTGACTACCCACCGACCTGCTGCGCAACCAAAGGCAACACCAAACGCATCCGGGGGCAGCCGAAAACCCGTGATCCAGAGTAG